TCGATTTGCGCAAGGGCTCACCCCAATTCGTGTTTTATGAAGGCCCTCCCACAGCCAATGGCAAACCTGGCATCCACCACATGCTGTCACGCACGCTGAAGGATTTGGTATGCCGCTACAAAACCATGAACGGTTTCCAGGTTAAACGCAAAGCCGGCTGGGACACCCACGGACTGCCAGTGGAGATCGAAGTGGAACGGCAACTGGGACTGGAAGATAAGAAAGCGATCGAAGACTACGGGGTGGAAAAATTTTGCCAGGCCTGCAAAGAATCTGTCTGGAGCTATCTTGACCTCTGGCAGGAAATGACGGAACTGATGGGCTACTGGATCGACCTCGACGATCCTTACATCACCATGCACAACAGCTACATAGAGAGCGTGTGGCATATTTTGGACGACTTTTTCCGCCGCGGGCTGATCTACAAGGCGCACAAGATCGTGCCTTACTGCCCAAGCTGTGGAACGCCGCTCTCTTCCCACGAAGTGGCGCTGGGCTACAGGGACGTGGAGGATCCCTCTATCTTCGTGAAATTCAAGGCTTTGGACGAAGACGGCACCTGGTATCTGGCCTGGACTACCACGCCTTGGACGCTGATTTCGAATGTGGCGCTGGCTGTGCATCCTGACGAAACTTACGTGAAGGTTCGCCATCTGGAGGAAAACTACATCCTGGCCAAAGCCCGGCTGGAAACTCTGGAAGGCGAATACGAGATTTTGAGAGAATTTCCCGGCCGCGAGCTGGAACGGCGCCGCTATCAGCCGCTTTTCAGTTTCATCAAGCCAGAAAAACCCGCTTGGTATGTTGGTTTGGCAGATTACGTGAGCATGGATGACGGCACCGGGATAGTGCACACCGCCCCGGCTTTTGGAGCGGACGACTATGCCCTCGGCCTAAAATATGACCTGCCTTTCATCCAGCCGGTGGATGCCGAAGGCAAATTCAACCATCTGATCGAACCCTGGGCCGGCATCTTCGTGAAAACCGCGGACAAAGACATCATCCGCAGCTTGAAGGAAAGCGGCAACCTCTACCGCCGCGAACAGGTTAAACACAGCTATCCCCACTGCTGGCGCTGCGAAAACCTGCTCATCTACTATGCCCGCGAAAGCTGGTACATCCGCACCACCCAGTTCAAGGAACAACTGCTGGAGCAAAACCGCCAGATCGACTGGTATCCTGGCTTTGTGGGCGAAAAACGCTTCGGCGAATGGCTGGCCAACAACGTTGACTGGGCCCTTTCCCGAGACCGTTTCTGGGGCACGCCGCTGAACATCTGGATCTGCGAAGACTGCGGCGAAAAGAGCTCTGTGGGTTCGATCGAAGAACTGGTGAAGCGCGGCAAACTGAAAGACGGCTCCCCGGTGCCCGAAGACATAGAACTGCACCGGCCTTACATCGACGACGTGAAGCTCACTTGCGCTAAATGCGGTGGTGGCATGAACCGCACCCAAGAAGTGATCGACTGCTGGTTCGACAGTGGTTCCATGCCCTTCGCGCAGTGGCACTATCCCTTTGAAAATAAAGATACATTCGACTCCGAACTATTCCCTGCTGACTTCATCTCAGAAGGCATCGACCAAACCCGGGGCTGGTTCTATTCCATGCTGGCTATTGGTACCCTTTACAAAGGCCGTTCCAGCTATAAAAGCTGTCTGGTGAACGACCTCATCCTGGACGCTAAAGGCCAGAAAATGAGCAAGTCCAAAGGCAATTCCGTTGATCCCATTGAAGTTATGCAAACTTTCGGCGCCGATGCCATCCGCTGGTATCTGGTGGAGATAAGTCCGCCCTGGGTGCCCACGCGCTTCGACGTGGAGGGCGTGAAGGAAATCATCGGCAAATTTATCGGCACGCTCAAAAACACCTATTCCTTCTTTGCCACCTATGCCAACATAGATTCCTTTGATGCTTCGGCCCATCTCTGGAACTGGGAGCGGAGTGCTGAGATCGACCGCTGGATCGTTTCCCGGCTGCAGACCCTGATTGGCCAGGTGCGCGACTGGATGGAGGATTATGAACTAACCAAGGTGGTGCGCGCCATCCAGGATTTTGTGATCGACGAGCTTTCAAACTGGTATGTGCGCCGTAGCCGCCGCAGATTCTGGGCGCTGGAGCTCACCGAAGACAAGATCAATGCCTACCGCACCCTCTACCAAGTGCTTGTGAGCGTGGCTGAAATGATCGCGCCCTTCGCTCCCTATCTGGCTGAAGAGCTCTACCTCTCCCTCGGGGCCGGCGAAAGCGTCCATCTGGCCGCATATCCGCAATCCGAGACCGAATACATCGATCCTGCCCTGGAAAAGGAAATGCGGGTTATCATAGACATCGTCCAGTTGGGACGGGCTGCCAGAAATGCCTGCCAGATCAAGGTGCGGCAGCCTCTGCAGAAGATGTATGTGCCTGCAAAATACCGAACCACCCTGGAACGAATGTTTGATCTTATCCAGGAGGAAGTGAACATCCACGAGATCGTTTATGTATCGGAAGATGAAGACTTTGTGCGCTACGAACTGAAACCTCAGTTCAAGGTGATGGGGCCCAAATACGGCAACCGGATGAAAGCCATTGCCTCGGAACTGGCTCGCGTTAAGGGACAAGAGGTTCTTAAAGCTTTTAATGACACTGGCAGTTACAAACTTGCCGCCCTGGATATAGATCTGGTGCCGGAAGACGTGGCTGTGCACATCCAGCCACGCGAGGGCTTTGTTTTTGAGAGTATGAAAAACATGTTCGTGGCTTTGGACACGGCTCTCACGCCGGAGCTTATCTGCGAAGGCTATGCCCGTGAACTGGTGAACAAGATCCAGTTCAGCCGCAAGGAACAGGGTTTCGAGATCATGGACCGCATCATGGTGGAATGGATTGGCGACGACGAGATCAAAGCCGCGCTGGACGCTCACGGGGAATTCATCCAGAGTGAAACTCTTTGCGACGAACTCAGCGAAGCGGCATCGACAGAAGGCCTCGTTGAATACGATATCAACGGCAAACAGGTCTGGATGAGGATCACGAGGACCGTCTGATGCGCTACTGCGGCA
The Candidatus Cloacimonadota bacterium DNA segment above includes these coding regions:
- a CDS encoding isoleucine--tRNA ligase → MFKSIDLKENPRHLEERIRAYWREHSLAQKSIDLRKGSPQFVFYEGPPTANGKPGIHHMLSRTLKDLVCRYKTMNGFQVKRKAGWDTHGLPVEIEVERQLGLEDKKAIEDYGVEKFCQACKESVWSYLDLWQEMTELMGYWIDLDDPYITMHNSYIESVWHILDDFFRRGLIYKAHKIVPYCPSCGTPLSSHEVALGYRDVEDPSIFVKFKALDEDGTWYLAWTTTPWTLISNVALAVHPDETYVKVRHLEENYILAKARLETLEGEYEILREFPGRELERRRYQPLFSFIKPEKPAWYVGLADYVSMDDGTGIVHTAPAFGADDYALGLKYDLPFIQPVDAEGKFNHLIEPWAGIFVKTADKDIIRSLKESGNLYRREQVKHSYPHCWRCENLLIYYARESWYIRTTQFKEQLLEQNRQIDWYPGFVGEKRFGEWLANNVDWALSRDRFWGTPLNIWICEDCGEKSSVGSIEELVKRGKLKDGSPVPEDIELHRPYIDDVKLTCAKCGGGMNRTQEVIDCWFDSGSMPFAQWHYPFENKDTFDSELFPADFISEGIDQTRGWFYSMLAIGTLYKGRSSYKSCLVNDLILDAKGQKMSKSKGNSVDPIEVMQTFGADAIRWYLVEISPPWVPTRFDVEGVKEIIGKFIGTLKNTYSFFATYANIDSFDASAHLWNWERSAEIDRWIVSRLQTLIGQVRDWMEDYELTKVVRAIQDFVIDELSNWYVRRSRRRFWALELTEDKINAYRTLYQVLVSVAEMIAPFAPYLAEELYLSLGAGESVHLAAYPQSETEYIDPALEKEMRVIIDIVQLGRAARNACQIKVRQPLQKMYVPAKYRTTLERMFDLIQEEVNIHEIVYVSEDEDFVRYELKPQFKVMGPKYGNRMKAIASELARVKGQEVLKAFNDTGSYKLAALDIDLVPEDVAVHIQPREGFVFESMKNMFVALDTALTPELICEGYARELVNKIQFSRKEQGFEIMDRIMVEWIGDDEIKAALDAHGEFIQSETLCDELSEAASTEGLVEYDINGKQVWMRITRTV